The sequence below is a genomic window from Sulfuracidifex metallicus DSM 6482 = JCM 9184.
ATATACTTCTCCCTCGGAGTTGTAACTTAATATAGCCTTACATCCGTTTGAGGTAGTAACTGTGGGGAACCATTCAAGGAGAGACCTTCCTAAGACTTTGTTGATGTTTTCATCGTCACAGTTAGTCATGTTCATCAATATAGCTAAATGTAAAGGTTCACTGTAGCACAGAGAAAACGGAGATATGTTGTTCTTTTCAAGGAAAGCTTGTAAGGAGTTTAGGAAACCTTTCAACTCCTCCTTATCACCCTTATATTTCCATTCCTCCTTTAGCCTTTCAGCTACCTTGTCTCTGATGTAATCTTTGTCAATCAAGAGGTAAGCTATAACTAACCCGCGAGGGGTCACCTTAAATCCTCTTTCCTCCTTGATTATCAAACCTAAGGCGGAGAACCTCACCAAGATTCTCCATATAGAGGCAGGAGGTATATTGGTAATTTTAGATATTTTATATGCTGAACATAGGATCATCTGAATGAATATTCCTAGGACTTCCAGATCCCTCCTATTGAAGTGAGGAACCATCATTATAGAATAGTTTAATCTTTAGTTTAAAAATATTTTGATTTATTTTATTAAGCTTTCTTAATTAGATCATTTAATTGCACTTTCTAACGGTAGGGCTCAGATATTCCTTGTGTTTAAAAAGAGAAAAGTATTAAAAAAATTTCCTTAAAATTTAGCTTTTATGGTTTTCTTTAGCTATCCTCTCCATCCGAATGCTCCTATTGGAACTGGCTGTGTCGAGGTGAGCTGGAACGGAGTCATGGGAGCTAGTTGGTACGCAGCTTGTCCGACAAAAAGGACGTCTGCTCTCGTCAAGTAGCCTGCAACTAGGGCAATCAAGGCAATCGCCAACATCAGGTACTTAACCTTGTTGGATAGATCGTTGGTAGTTTTTACCGAGGACGAAAACCTAACGTAATACGGTACGGTCAATATTCCAGAAACTCCCAAGGTAACGAAGGTCAGACCAATGTCGAATGCGAAGGACGAAGATGTAATTAGAAGATTGTAAGCTACCTCATCGAATACGTTAATGAAGTTCACCGTAGCTAGGAATAAGAACCAACTTGCTAAGACCGAAATGGAAGAAAAAGCCAAGAGCTTAGTAGTTATTATCCTAGCCCTTCCACCTTCCTCTCCTTTTGTGAAGAAAGCTAAAATGTAAGATACCGCAGCACCTACAAATATGCCATCTCCTAAGTAAAGCAGCGGAAGTGCTCCGTTATTCCAGAATGGAACTCCGGTTGTTGCGGCAAGCTCGAAGCCGCTGTAAACCGTGGAGAATATGCCTGACAGTAGACCCAGTATAGCAACAGTATTCTTCAATGTGTTGACTCTTATTCCTAATACTTTGTCATTGGTGAAGAACAAGTTCAGAACCATGAAAACGAAGGAGAACAGAAGCAATCCACCTACAAATATTATACCTCTCGCCATCCACGAGTGAAGGAAGTTCAAGATAGCTGAAAAAGGCGAGTAAAATCCCGCAGTAGGTCTTCCCAGATCCATGTCGAAGAAAAGCAGGGCAAGGATAGCGGAAGCGAATACGGCTACCGAACCTTTTCTTGACATGGAGGAATATCCCTTTAATTGGAACACCGCAATTATTGCCATAAGCATTCCTGCAAGTTCGGTGAAGTATAACGCTAGAGCTACATAGGTTCCCCATAGTGGATATTGATTTATTTCCAACAATGGAGCTTGAACCCCAAATGGAGTCCCTGGAGCCGAAGTAGTGAATAGTCCCATCGCTATCTCCAGTTTCTTTCCTTTTTTGCTTAAAATAAGTCTTCACTCCGCGAGATCGAAATTACTAGTTATACATATTTCTATTACTCATAACATTCACGGCGGTGTATAGAACTTGGAAACGTTTAGGTTTATAAGCCAAGAATTTTTTAGGAAATATCTAATGGAAGAAGAAAAAGATAGCCAACAGTTTCAAGATGATGAATTGAAACTTGAGAGAGGGGAGGAGCTTTTTGAACAAGGCAAACTGGAGGAAGCCTTGTCGGAGGTTAAGGACGTAAAAACTTTGGGTGGTTTTATGCTCAGATTTCAGATACTCGAAAAGCTGGGAAGGGACGAGGAGGCAGACCATGAGATAAGGCAAGCATCACAAATCTACCCTTATAATTATTATCTTCATTACCTTCTAGCTAACAAGGAGAAGAGTGAGGGAAACTTTCAGACAGCGTTGCAGGAGATAGACCAAGCATTATCCTTGTTACCGATCAACACCGAGTTTCTCACTCTAAAGGCAGAAATATTATTTCAGCTTGAAATGTATGAGGATGTGATTATGGTCACCAACGAGATTATCAAGAACAGACCAGACGATGTAAACGTCAGAACCATGAGGATACTCTCCTACTATAACGTTGGAGCATTCTATGACGCTTTGATGGAAGTAAACAAAGCTTTGGAGTACTCTAAAGACGGTTACCTTCATTTCCTTAAGGGAACAGTTTACTATCACTTGCGTTATTATACGTTAGCTCTAGATGAGTTAAGGATTGCGATCCACATGGATGAAGACCCGGAGTACATTTATTGGGCCTCCCTTTGTTTGTACTTCCTTAAAAGGTTCCAGGAAGCCACAGAGTACGTGGATAGAGCCCTTAAAAAGAAAGAGAAACCCGTCTATTTAGCACTGAAAGCTAGAATTTTGAGGGAAATGAACGATTATAAAGCAAAGGAATTTGCACGTAAAGCAGTGGAGATGGACCCTTCCCTGAGGAAAGACCTACAGGATATTATTAAGTGAACTGCCTATCCTCATGTACTGGGCATTCAAGCTAGCACGGAAAGGGACTTTTGTCCCATGAACCTCGTTATGTTGAATTAAAATATTTCTAATTAGTGATATCGCTTTGCCGAAGAGATTCCTTATATAATGAGAAATAGTTAACTAATTCTCGACGTAAAATGGGAAGTCTAAAGCTCACCAGGAGAGACTTTCTAAAGATCTCTGGTGTGGCTGCAATAGGCGCAACTATAGCTTGGAAGGGAAGAGCAATAGAAAAGCTCTTTGATCCTAAGCCAGATCCATATACTCTCAACTATCCCAATGACGAGATAGTTTACTCAAACTGTTTCCAATGCTTAGGAAGATGCTCACTGGAGATTGTAAGGACACCTTCTGGATATCCAAGGTTCATAACGGGAACCATAGGATGGCATATAAACGACGGAGGAGTATGTCCTAGAGGAGCATCAGACGTTTTCTATTATTTCTCCCCTGCAAGGTTGAGGTATCCCATGATCAGAGCTGGAAATAGAGGAGAGGGTAAATGGTTAGCTGTAGATTACGATACAGCTTACGACGTTATAATCAACGGAGCACAAGCTAAGTCATGGAGCAAAATAGGGTTGAACCCCAATGACTTGGGCATTGGTGGCTTTCCAGGTCTGTTGGAGATTAAGAGTACGAACCCGCACTCCTTCGCCTTCTGGCAGGGAAGGGACCAGCTTATACCAGGGGAGACGGCAGGTTTCTTCGCGGGTAACTTTGGGACGGCAAACTCGGCTGCTCATGGAGGATTCTGCTCTATGGACGTTTACACTGCTGGCGTTTACGTTACTGGTGCTCCAGTATGGGAATACGCTGGCCCTGATCAAGAGAGAGCTCAATACTTCATACTTTCAGGGCTTGCTGGAGATCACTTCCCCAACTGGATGAGGAGGATAATAGCCCAAATAAGAGAGAATGGAGGCAAGGTTGTAACCATAGCTCCGGAGAGATATGGCTTCTATTCAGTATCCGATGAGCACTTGTTTGTTAATCCAGCAGGGGACGGAGCACTGATAATGGGTATGATAAGGTCCTTGGTTGACTTTCACTACTACGTATATAAAGCCTCTAAGGGGAAGGTCCTGAATCCAGTAACTTTACAACAAGTATCTGTCGCGTTAGATCCTAGCAGTGGAAATTTAGTGATGCAGACCGTCACCCCTCAGGGCAACGTAGTCCAATTGTCTAATCTGGGTAACATACCTAATTCCGCGGTTTTCCCTCACATAGACGAGGAGTTTCTAAGGTATTATACGAACTTATCTTGGTTGGTGATCCTGAATCCCAACCCCCAGGAAGGTGATCCCCTAGATCCCAACGACCCAAACGCGGGAAACAACGTTGGTCTTCATGTTAGAGCAAGTGTTAATAACCCTCAGTATAGCAAGAACCATCCGTGGCTTGAGGCAGTTCTTGGCAACGATGGAAACGTTTACTCTTACGTTGACGTTCCGTGGTCAAAGGGAGTTGAGCCCATAATAACTCTTGACGAGCTTCCCTCAACTTCGTCCATAACCTTAGTTTCCTACAAGCTAAAGGATGGTTCTACCACTAAGGTACCTGCTATCCAAGTTACGGTACCGTCATCACCAAACGGTTCGAACATTACCCTAACTGTTACAACCGCATTTGAGTTGTTGAGGGCTGAGTTAATGAATTATGATCCTTACACTCCATACACTGAGCCAGCTCAGTACGGTGTGATAAATTGTGCAAACGTAAGTGGGATACCACATAACACCATAGTTAGAATAGCCAATGAAGCTGCTACAGTAGCCTTCCAGAAGTCAATAGAGGAGCCTGTTAAATGGATAGATTACTTAGGAAGGTATCACGAGAGCGTTACAGGAAGGCCAGTCTCGATCTATTTCATGAGAGGTATAGCAGGTCATTCCAACGGGTTCATGACTGCCGCGTCGTACTACTATTTGGTCCTCATGTTGGGCGCATGGGATAATCCCGGTGCGGATCTTTACAAGTATCCGTATCCGCATTATTTCCCAGGCGTAGCTGTACCTCCACATCCACTGGCAAACACACCTTCAATAGATCAAGAGATAGCTAGTTCGATTTCCTCTTCGTTGTCAGTGCCCAAAGGGAGGACTGGCTTTTTGAAGAGAGAGTACATTTACAATGATGGCACAGTTAACGTGGCAGACGTTAAGGTCGTTCCCGCTGGACCGTATGGTTATCCAGACGGTCCTGACGACCTAGTAATTTATAAGACCGGAAGGCCTCTTCTGGTGGATAGAGGTTACAGCTGGGAACTACCTTTGTCAACGCAGAGATCAATATCGGCTGTAGCATATACTACATACTATATGAACAAGTATCAAGGCATAATCCCCTACAAGATTCAGGGAATGATGTGGTATATAACTGCACCTTACTGGAACAACGCCTATACCCTCACGGACCTTCTACAGAAAGTTACTGAAAAGGACTCCAATGGTAACTACGTGATTCCGTTTACCATACAAGTAGACTTGTTCATGCAGGAGACTGACAACGTTGTAGACATATTGATACCTGATAGAACATTCATGGAGATATATGGTTTTCATTCCACGTTCGATAGACCAACTAGCCTTCCTCAAGGACCGTCAGACTCCCTCAACTGGCCTGCATTGCCAGCTCTCTATCCCGTTCTTTCAGCAGGTAGCTTCTTCTTAACTTTACTTTGGCTATTGAGGAGTTACCCAAAACAAGGGAATAACGTAGATCCAATCAAATGTCCTCATTATACTACGCAGGACCCAGTGACTGGACTACCGCTCGTGAGCCCCATTGACCTTCATGACCCAATCACCGGTCAACAGATTTACACCGCAGGCCAGCCAGGTTATATATCCTCTGGAATGTTCATCCTAAAGCAGGGCATACTTCTAGCAGGTTACGGAGATAATTTCCAGTATATATTCAAAAACGAAAAAGATCAGGAAGTTCCTAACCCGCAACAGCTTAAGCTCTATGCTTCCTTCGTTCCTGACGGCGTAAGCCAGAGCAGTGTAATAAACCAGATCCTAAGCAACGTACCTTCAGGCAAGCTTTTCTCGACCTCTACCACCTACAAGATAGCCGCAGATTCTAGATCCACCGGAGTCGAGCACTACTTTAGAATTCCGGTTCAGTTCCAGCCCACACTACAGTCTATGTTAGAGAAGATTATTAACACGTACGCATCTGGACAGATGAGTTTGGACGACATAAACCCCGGAGTAGTTAAGGTAGGAAAAGGAGGAGCATCCTATGTCCTTCCACCGTCCCTCAGGTACATGAGGAATGTTAACATGCTCTACTTCCTTGGTTGGGGGGCCTACATGCCTGGTGGATATGGAACAATAGGTTTGCCTTACCTTCACAAGATATATCTGGAATATCTGCAGAAGTTCCGTCTTGCAGCCGCCGGGAAGTGGACGGGGTATAACTCAGCTTACTATTATTACTACCTTCACACCAAGAATCCAAGTTTCTTGGTTAAGTCAGTGGTGCCCAACGATAGCTACGGTAAGGCATTATCAAAGAACATTTCAGACTACTTCAAACCATTTGGAGGTTACTATCCTCCAGTTGCATGGGAATCCAACTTGACTCCAGACGGAATAAAGGAGCAGGAATATCCCTTGACCTTCTTCGTGAGAAGACACGACAGGACCTATCATACTTGGTCCTACAACATACCGTGGCTTATGGCAATGATGCCCTACAGTCCAGTCATGTTGAGCAGTGCCGATCCTTATGTGAAACAGTTCAACCTACAGTCTGGAGACTTCGTACAATTTGAAGCCGTAAACGAGCCTTGGAGCGGAGGACTTAGAACAATGATAGATGCAATAGTGTTCCTAGATAACGCCACAAGGCCTGGTGCTGCGTGGGTAATAGTTAGCAATCAAGCTTTGCCAGGATTCAGGGGACAGACAAAAGACTCACCTCAGGTTAAATATAGCGTGTTGAATAACTGGGCTAACATATCCTACATGCCACCTTCAAGAGGAGGACAGCTTTCGCCTACGGTCGATAACGCCTTTCCCATCATGCATTTAGACCCAATAACCGGGCAGACCTCGTGGCATGACAGCCGTATTAAAATACTTGGAAAGAGTACATCATCTACCGTTCAAGTATCAGCAAACAGATTTGTTTATATGGGCAATGATTACTCTAATCAGGACGTGCTAGCTATAATTACCTCTCAGATGAACAACCAGATTTCGGTTAGTAATACACCTTCCACTCCTACTTTTGCTGAGGGAGTAGATGTCCCGCATCTCAGATTCGATGTAAACAATATTCAAGGTACATCAATCTGGTCTTACGTTCAGCCC
It includes:
- a CDS encoding molybdopterin-dependent oxidoreductase, which produces MGSLKLTRRDFLKISGVAAIGATIAWKGRAIEKLFDPKPDPYTLNYPNDEIVYSNCFQCLGRCSLEIVRTPSGYPRFITGTIGWHINDGGVCPRGASDVFYYFSPARLRYPMIRAGNRGEGKWLAVDYDTAYDVIINGAQAKSWSKIGLNPNDLGIGGFPGLLEIKSTNPHSFAFWQGRDQLIPGETAGFFAGNFGTANSAAHGGFCSMDVYTAGVYVTGAPVWEYAGPDQERAQYFILSGLAGDHFPNWMRRIIAQIRENGGKVVTIAPERYGFYSVSDEHLFVNPAGDGALIMGMIRSLVDFHYYVYKASKGKVLNPVTLQQVSVALDPSSGNLVMQTVTPQGNVVQLSNLGNIPNSAVFPHIDEEFLRYYTNLSWLVILNPNPQEGDPLDPNDPNAGNNVGLHVRASVNNPQYSKNHPWLEAVLGNDGNVYSYVDVPWSKGVEPIITLDELPSTSSITLVSYKLKDGSTTKVPAIQVTVPSSPNGSNITLTVTTAFELLRAELMNYDPYTPYTEPAQYGVINCANVSGIPHNTIVRIANEAATVAFQKSIEEPVKWIDYLGRYHESVTGRPVSIYFMRGIAGHSNGFMTAASYYYLVLMLGAWDNPGADLYKYPYPHYFPGVAVPPHPLANTPSIDQEIASSISSSLSVPKGRTGFLKREYIYNDGTVNVADVKVVPAGPYGYPDGPDDLVIYKTGRPLLVDRGYSWELPLSTQRSISAVAYTTYYMNKYQGIIPYKIQGMMWYITAPYWNNAYTLTDLLQKVTEKDSNGNYVIPFTIQVDLFMQETDNVVDILIPDRTFMEIYGFHSTFDRPTSLPQGPSDSLNWPALPALYPVLSAGSFFLTLLWLLRSYPKQGNNVDPIKCPHYTTQDPVTGLPLVSPIDLHDPITGQQIYTAGQPGYISSGMFILKQGILLAGYGDNFQYIFKNEKDQEVPNPQQLKLYASFVPDGVSQSSVINQILSNVPSGKLFSTSTTYKIAADSRSTGVEHYFRIPVQFQPTLQSMLEKIINTYASGQMSLDDINPGVVKVGKGGASYVLPPSLRYMRNVNMLYFLGWGAYMPGGYGTIGLPYLHKIYLEYLQKFRLAAAGKWTGYNSAYYYYYLHTKNPSFLVKSVVPNDSYGKALSKNISDYFKPFGGYYPPVAWESNLTPDGIKEQEYPLTFFVRRHDRTYHTWSYNIPWLMAMMPYSPVMLSSADPYVKQFNLQSGDFVQFEAVNEPWSGGLRTMIDAIVFLDNATRPGAAWVIVSNQALPGFRGQTKDSPQVKYSVLNNWANISYMPPSRGGQLSPTVDNAFPIMHLDPITGQTSWHDSRIKILGKSTSSTVQVSANRFVYMGNDYSNQDVLAIITSQMNNQISVSNTPSTPTFAEGVDVPHLRFDVNNIQGTSIWSYVQPSSLAANNFGLGSYTVRYGFASEQR
- the nrfD gene encoding polysulfide reductase NrfD — protein: MGLFTTSAPGTPFGVQAPLLEINQYPLWGTYVALALYFTELAGMLMAIIAVFQLKGYSSMSRKGSVAVFASAILALLFFDMDLGRPTAGFYSPFSAILNFLHSWMARGIIFVGGLLLFSFVFMVLNLFFTNDKVLGIRVNTLKNTVAILGLLSGIFSTVYSGFELAATTGVPFWNNGALPLLYLGDGIFVGAAVSYILAFFTKGEEGGRARIITTKLLAFSSISVLASWFLFLATVNFINVFDEVAYNLLITSSSFAFDIGLTFVTLGVSGILTVPYYVRFSSSVKTTNDLSNKVKYLMLAIALIALVAGYLTRADVLFVGQAAYQLAPMTPFQLTSTQPVPIGAFGWRG